One genomic region from Evansella sp. LMS18 encodes:
- a CDS encoding GbsR/MarR family transcriptional regulator encodes MLNDPIYEDELKKLEEARNCFITEIAKNMHLYNITASTGRLYGTVFFSEKPMTLDEMSEALGMSKTSMSTGIRSLLDADMVERVWEKGIRKDLYKTEDDWYKSFSNVFIKRWRNATKLNVEAIEETKEQLLRLKEESPSDEIRVKAEADLDKLAKAEEYYAWLTDVVNLFETGEIFNIVPKRKSGK; translated from the coding sequence ATGCTTAATGATCCAATCTATGAAGACGAGCTGAAAAAACTTGAAGAAGCAAGGAATTGTTTCATTACTGAAATTGCTAAAAACATGCATTTGTATAACATAACTGCTTCCACAGGGAGATTGTACGGGACCGTTTTTTTTTCCGAGAAGCCAATGACACTGGATGAAATGAGCGAAGCGCTTGGTATGAGTAAAACGAGCATGAGCACAGGAATAAGATCCCTGCTCGATGCTGATATGGTAGAACGTGTCTGGGAAAAAGGGATACGGAAAGATTTATATAAAACAGAGGATGACTGGTATAAGTCTTTTTCCAATGTATTCATAAAGCGGTGGCGTAATGCGACTAAATTAAATGTGGAAGCCATTGAGGAAACAAAGGAACAGCTTCTGAGGCTGAAAGAGGAGTCTCCATCTGACGAGATCCGGGTAAAGGCGGAAGCAGATCTGGACAAACTGGCTAAAGCCGAGGAATACTATGCATGGCTCACAGATGTTGTGAATTTGTTTGAGACAGGCGAAATCTTTAATATTGTACCGAAACGGAAGAGCGGCAAATAA
- the sigX gene encoding RNA polymerase sigma factor SigX has translation MREEFDRLYDTYHHTLFQYLFYMVRNREVAEELVQEVYIKVLNSYKSFEGKSSEKTWLYSVAKHVGIDYIRSQGRKKRKWEGKQYEWSEREFELRDQAPLPDELAVRKDEVQEVYKALAECTEDQQQVILLRYIQSLSVSEAAEVLGWTESKVKTTQHRALKALRKRLEEKSTSKLKEASE, from the coding sequence GTGAGGGAGGAATTTGATCGTTTGTACGATACTTACCATCACACACTTTTCCAGTATTTGTTTTACATGGTTCGCAATCGCGAAGTAGCGGAAGAATTAGTGCAGGAAGTTTATATAAAAGTACTTAATTCCTATAAATCATTTGAAGGAAAAAGCAGTGAGAAAACATGGCTTTATTCTGTGGCAAAACATGTAGGAATCGATTATATCAGAAGCCAGGGAAGAAAGAAGCGAAAATGGGAAGGGAAGCAGTACGAGTGGAGCGAAAGGGAATTTGAGCTCAGGGACCAGGCTCCCCTTCCTGATGAACTGGCGGTGCGGAAAGACGAGGTGCAGGAGGTTTATAAAGCGCTTGCAGAGTGTACGGAGGACCAGCAGCAGGTCATCCTGCTGAGGTATATACAATCCCTCAGCGTTTCGGAAGCAGCAGAAGTCCTTGGCTGGACAGAGAGTAAAGTGAAAACAACCCAGCACCGGGCACTGAAGGCACTGCGCAAGAGACTGGAAGAGAAATCCACATCAAAGCTAAAGGAGGCCAGCGAATGA